From Camelina sativa cultivar DH55 chromosome 7, Cs, whole genome shotgun sequence, one genomic window encodes:
- the LOC104702053 gene encoding protein C2-DOMAIN ABA-RELATED 3-like, protein MSLMDNLLGILRVRVKRGVNLAVRDVSSSDPYVVLKLGRQKLKTRVVKKNINPQWEEDLTFTVTDPNLPLTLIVYDHDLFSKDDKMGDAEIDLKPYIEALRMELSGLPEGTIITTIGPNRGNCLAEESYIRWINDRIVQNICLRLGNVERGEVEIELQWIDLPGSKGL, encoded by the exons GTGTAAACCTCGCCGTACGTGATGTCTCTAGCAGCGATCCTTACGTCGTCCTCAAGTTAGGTCGCCAG AAACTCAAAACTAGAGTGgtgaagaaaaacataaacccaCAATGGGAAGAAGATTTGACATTCACAGTCACCGACCCTAATCTCCCGCTTACTCTG ATAGTGTACGATCACGATCTCTTCAGCAAAGACGACAAAATGGGAGACGCAGAGATCGATTTGAAACCGTACATAGAAGCCTTACGAATGGAGCTCTCAGGTTTACCAGAAGGAACCATCATAACAACGATCGGTCCGAACCGCGGGAACTGCTTAGCTGAAGAAAGCTACATCCGTTGGATCAACGACCGTATCGTTCAGAACATTTGTCTCCGACTCGGCAACGTCGAGCGTGGTGAAGTCGAGATCGAACTCCAATGGATTGATCTCCCCGGTTCTAAAGGcttgtaa
- the LOC104702055 gene encoding auxin efflux carrier component 1, producing the protein MITATDFYHVMTAMVPLYVAMILAYGSVKWWKIFTPDQCSGINRFVALFAVPLLSFHFIAANNPYAMNLRFLAADSLQKVIVLSLLFLWCKLSRNGSLDWTITLFSLSTLPNTLVMGIPLLKGMYGDFSGQLMVQIVVLQCIIWYTLMLFLFEYRGAKLLISEQFPDTAGSIVSIHVDSDIMSLDGRQPLETEAEIKEDGKLHVTVRRSNASRSDIYSRRSQGLSATPRPSNLTNAEIYSLQSSRNPTPRGSSFNHTDFYSMMASGGGGGGARNSNFGPGEAVFGSKGPTPRPSNYEEDGGAAKPTAAGTAAGAGRFHYQSGGSGGGGGGGAHYPAPNPGMFSPQTGGGGGATAKGNAPVSGGKRQDGNGRDLHMFVWSSSASPVSDVFGGGGNHHGDYAAATNDHQKDVKISVPQGNTNDNQFVEREEFSFGNKDDDSKVLATDGGNNISNKTPQPKVMPPTSVMTRLILIMVWRKLIRNPNSYSSLFGIAWSLVSFKWNIEMPALIAKSISILSDAGLGMAMFSLGLFMALNPRIIACGNRRAGFAAAMRFLVGPAVMLVASYAVGLRGVLLRVAIIQAALPQGIVPFVFAKEYNVHPDILSTAVIFGMLIALPITLLYYILLGL; encoded by the exons ATGATAACGGCGACGGACTTTTACCATGTCATGACGGCTATGGTTCCGTTATACGTAGCTATGATCCTCGCTTACGGCTCAGTCAAATGGTGGAAAATATTCACACCAGACCAGTGCTCCGGCATAAACCGTTTCGTAGCTCTCTTCGCCGTTCCTCTCCTCTCTTTCCACTTCATCGCCGCTAACAACCCTTACGCCATGAACCTCCGTTTCCTCGCCGCTGATTCACTTCAAAAAGTCATAgtcctctctctcctcttcctctggtGCAAACTAAGCCGCAACGGCTCCTTAGACTGGACCATCACTCTCTTCTCGCTTTCCACTCTCCCAAACACTCTAGTCATGGGGATACCACTACTCAAAGGCATGTACGGTGACTTCTCCGGCCAGCTGATGGTTCAAATCGTTGTGCTTCAGTGTATCATCTGGTACACGCTTATGCTTTTTCTCTTTGAGTACCGTGGAGCTAAGCTTTTGATCTCCGAGCAGTTTCCGGACACAGCTGGATCTATTGTCTCGATTCATGTTGATTCCGACATTATGTCGTTAGATGGAAGACAACCTTTGGAGACTGAAGCTGAGATTAAAGAAGATGGGAAGCTTCATGTTACTGTTCGTCGTTCTAACGCTTCGAGGTCTGATATATACTCGAGAAGGTCTCAAGGCTTATCCGCGACTCCTCGGCCTTCGAATCTAACCAACGCCGAGATTTATTCCCTTCAGAGTTCAAGAAACCCGACGCCTCGTGGGTCTAGCTTTAACCATACTGATTTTTACTCGATGATGGcttctggtggtggtggtggtggtgctaGGAACTCTAACTTTGGTCCTGGAGAAGCTGTGTTTGGTTCTAAAGGACCTACTCCGAGACCTTCGAACTACGAAGAAGACGGTGGTGCTGCTAAACCAACGGCTGCTGGAACTGCGGCGGGAGCTGGGAGGTTTCATTATCAATCTGGAgggagtggtggtggtggtggcggaggagcgcaTTATCCGGCGCCGAATCCAGGGATGTTCTCGCCTCAGACTGGTGGCGGTGGGGGTGCGACGGCGAAAGGTAACGCTCCGGTTAGTGGTGGAAAGAGGCAAGACGGAAATGGAAGAGATCTTCATATGTTTGTGTGGAGTTCGAGTGCATCGCCGGTTTCAGATGTGTTCGGCGGTGGAGGTAACCACCACGGTGATTACGCCGCCGCTACGAACGATCATCAAAAGGACGTTAAGATCTCTGTACCTCAGGGGAATACTAACG ACAACCAGTTTGTGGAGAGGGAAGAGTTCAGTTTCGGTAACAAAGATGATGATAGCAAAGTTTTGGCAACGGACGGAggaaacaacataagcaacaaAACGCCGCAGCCTAAAGTGATGCCACCAACAAGTGTGATGACAAGACTCATTCTCATTATGGTTTGGAGGAAACTAATCCGTAATCCCAACTCTTACTCTAGTTTATTCGGCATCGCTTGGTCCCTCGTCTCCTTCAA GTGGAACATTGAAATGCCAGCTCTTATAGCAAAGTCTATCTCCATACTCTCAGATGCAGGTCTAGGCATGGCTATGTTCAGTCTTG GGTTGTTCATGGCGTTAAACCCAAGAATAATAGCTTGTGGAAACAGAAGAGCAGGTTTTGCGGCGGCTATGAGATTTCTCGTCGGACCTGCCGTCATGCTCGTTGCTTCTTATGCCGTTGGCCTCCGTGGCGTGCTCCTCCGTGTCGCCATCATCCag GCAGCATTGCCACAAGGAATAGTACCGTTTGTGTTCGCTAAGGAGTATAATGTGCATCCTGACATTCTTAGCACTGC TGTCATCTTTGGCATGCTGATTGCGTTGCCCATAACTCTTCTCTACTACATTCTCTTAGGGCTATGA